A segment of the Amycolatopsis thermophila genome:
GCGACCGGCACCCCGTTGTACGGCGCGTTCTGCGCACCGCGCACGTCGATCGGGCTGCCCGCCGGCTCCGCGCAGTAGGAACCGAGGTTCGGGTCCCGCGGGGTGGTCTCGGCGCCGGTCCGGTAGTTCTCCGGGTTCATGTAGCCCTTGGTGCACACCGGCGGGTCGAACAGGTTGAGCGCCAGTCCGAGGTGCGCGGTCCCGTCGCCGGGCGCGACGCTGCGGGCACCGACGGCCAGCACCGGGTAGCTGACCAGCACCTGCTGGATGCCGTCCTGCCGGGTGAGCAGCAGGTTCGACGTGGTCAGCAGGTTCGCGGTCAGCTCGCCGAGCCCGGGCCCGAGGTCGGCGACGAACTGGTTGAGCGTCTGCGCCGCACCGGGCGCGACCTCGATCAGCCTCCGGATGTCGGCGTCGGACCCCTTGAGCGTGGCGGACAGCTCGTTGAGGTTGCGGCTGAACTCGGCCAGGTTGCCCGCCTGCGCGTTCTGCGTCGCGAGCACCTTCTCGCCGGAGTCGAGCAGCTGCACCGTCTGCGGCAGGTACTGCTGCGCGGTGCCGGTGAAGTCCCGGGCGGTGTCGAGCAGCTCCTGCAGGTCGCGACCGGTGCCGTTGAACGCGTTGTACGACTCGTCGACGACGGTCCGCAGCGCGTCCTTGGGCACCGACGACGCGAGGCTGTCCAGGTCGGTGATGATCTGGTCGGTGCCGATCGGCACCTCGGTCTTGGCGGCCGGGATGACGGACCCGCCCTGCAGGTACGGCCCGCCGTCGGCGACCGGGCGCAGGTCGACGAACTGCTCGCCGACGGCCGAGCGGTTCGCGATCACGGCCTGCAGGTTCGCCGGCACCTGCGGGGTGTCCGGCGAGATCTCCAGGTCGGCCTGCAGCCCGTCCGCGGTGAGCCGCAGCTGGCCCACCTTGCCGATGTTGAAACCGCGGTAGGTGACCTCGGCGCCGGTGAAGATGCCGCCGGAGGAGTTCAGGTCCAGCTTGACCGTGTAACCGGTCTGGCCGAACACCTGCCCGAGCCCGGCGAACCGGATCAGCGCGTACACGATCGCGACCACGGAGATGACCAGGAACGCGACCAGTTGGATCCTCGTCTTGCGGACCAGCATCACACACCCCCTGCCAGCAGGCCGAAGATGCCCGCGGCCCCGGTCGGCTGAGGCTGGGCACCGGTCGAACCGGTCGCGGTGCCCGCCGGGTTCTGCTGCGCCGCCTGCGTCTGCAGCGGCAACGGCAGTGGCGGCGGCTGGTTGGCCTGCTCGCCGGAAACACCGCCGGTCAGCCCGTCGAGCGCGCCGGGCAGCATCCCGGACAGCGGGTTCTGCCTGCTGCGGCTCAGGTTCTGCAGCACGTTCTGCAGGTTGAGGTCGATCTTCGCGTAGAGGTTGAAGTAGTCGCCCTTGACGCCGTCGATC
Coding sequences within it:
- a CDS encoding MlaD family protein; translation: MLVRKTRIQLVAFLVISVVAIVYALIRFAGLGQVFGQTGYTVKLDLNSSGGIFTGAEVTYRGFNIGKVGQLRLTADGLQADLEISPDTPQVPANLQAVIANRSAVGEQFVDLRPVADGGPYLQGGSVIPAAKTEVPIGTDQIITDLDSLASSVPKDALRTVVDESYNAFNGTGRDLQELLDTARDFTGTAQQYLPQTVQLLDSGEKVLATQNAQAGNLAEFSRNLNELSATLKGSDADIRRLIEVAPGAAQTLNQFVADLGPGLGELTANLLTTSNLLLTRQDGIQQVLVSYPVLAVGARSVAPGDGTAHLGLALNLFDPPVCTKGYMNPENYRTGAETTPRDPNLGSYCAEPAGSPIDVRGAQNAPYNGVPVAPTPEQVQQNSDRDEQQLAYMRGTPGVVGSPGVSINSLSALLGLP